In a single window of the Papaver somniferum cultivar HN1 chromosome 8, ASM357369v1, whole genome shotgun sequence genome:
- the LOC113301717 gene encoding uncharacterized protein LOC113301717, whose translation MSFDDEFLNCDDFDLQFWIDEPVFPFESSPVPDLDILNTNSVSSNENQSNDSIPMNPFDELCPPSHELNNLSLQNETHSQFLSSLPDNNSGFYSENGFISGLNDNSLTGIKLEDRFTTAGPPHLDTTSFINSDEKMMMQRSFSSHSLDQTPNDFFQPGFNPLMQTPYFPAFYEPMIRKVSSTGDLQRVHSSNGYSSSPLSATENCSLVDEANFKAKPYTAEEKKHKIDRYRNKRTQRNFNKTIKYACRKTLADSRPRIRGRFARHDEPSFEIPKEDEDFWEQMYETNTFQESRGGVRYSGYDQQKYIQHSQSFNEQQYQYFNGIGTNYSTVPWNPTLSASFSPQMLRSYW comes from the exons ATGTCTTTTGACGATGAGTTCTTGAACTGTGATGATTTCGATCTGCAGTTTTGGATTGATGAACCAGTTTTTCCATTTGAGAGTTCACCAGTACCTGATCTTGATATTCTCAATACCAATTCAGTCTCATCAAATGAGAATCAGAGTAATGATTCGATTCCGATGAACCCATTTGATGAATTGTGTCCACCAAGTCATGAACTTAACAATCTGTCACTTCAAAATGAAACTCATTCTCAATTCCTTTCATCATTACCTGATAACAACTCTGGTTTTTATTCTGAAAATGGGTTTATATCAGGATTAAATGATAATTCGCTGACTGGAATCAAGTTAGAAGATCGTTTTACTACTGCTGGTCCTCCTCATCTTGATACCACTAGTTTCATCAATTCTGATGAGAAAATGATGATGCAGAGGAGTTTCAGTAGTCATTCTCTTGATCAAACACCAAACGATTTCTTCCAACCAGGGTTTAACCCTTTAATGCAAACACCTTATTTTCCTGCATTTTATGAACCCATGATCAGAAAAGTCTCTAGCACTGGTGATTTACAG AGAGTACACTCAAGTAATGGGTATTCATCAAGTCCATTATCTGCTACTGAGAATTGTTCATTAGTGGATGAAGCTAACTTCAAAGCAAAACCTTACACCGCTGAAGAGAAAAAACACAAGATTGATAGATACAGAAACAAACGTACTCAAAGAAACTTCAACAAAACAATCAAG TATGCATGTCGAAAAACTTTAGCCGACAGTCGTCCAAGAATACGTGGCAGATTCGCTCGACACGATGAACCTTCTTTTGAGATtccaaaagaagatgaagatttctgg GAGCAGATGTATGAAACTAATACGTTTCAAGAAAGTCGCGGAGGGGTACGTTATAGTGGTTATGATCAACAGAAATATATTCAGCATTCTCAAAGCTTCAATGAGCAGCAATACCAGTATTTTAATGGGATTGGTACTAATTATAGTACTGTTCCATGGAATCCTACTTTAAGTGCTAGCTTTTCTCCACAGATGCTTCGGTCATACTGGTAG